In one Pseudomonas sp. SCA2728.1_7 genomic region, the following are encoded:
- a CDS encoding hydroxymethylpyrimidine/phosphomethylpyrimidine kinase, giving the protein MNIYSSRPVVLCLSGHDPSGGAGLQADIEALLAQGCHAAPAVTALTVQDTVNVTDFRVLDREWVLAQANAVLNDSEVAAVKLGMLGSLEMVDTVVELLSAHPHLPVVCDPVLRAGGGGRLGKDEVGYAMRERLLPLSIIATPNLPEARILAELPEGTADECAEKLLPFVKNLLITGGHGDETEIHNRVYSRDGLRETFICQRLPGSYHGSGCTLASALAGRLAQGEHLASAVRSALDYTWRTLRDAEQLGKGQFVPRRLPLDFCS; this is encoded by the coding sequence ATGAATATCTACAGCTCCCGCCCCGTTGTCCTCTGTCTCTCCGGCCACGACCCAAGTGGTGGCGCCGGCTTGCAGGCAGATATCGAAGCTCTGCTCGCGCAGGGTTGCCATGCGGCTCCGGCCGTCACCGCCCTGACCGTGCAAGACACCGTCAACGTCACTGACTTCCGCGTCCTCGACCGTGAGTGGGTACTGGCTCAAGCCAATGCCGTGCTCAACGATTCCGAAGTCGCTGCGGTCAAACTGGGCATGCTCGGTTCGCTGGAAATGGTCGACACCGTTGTCGAACTGCTTTCGGCGCACCCGCACTTGCCAGTGGTCTGCGACCCGGTGCTGCGCGCCGGCGGCGGCGGACGTCTGGGCAAGGACGAGGTCGGCTATGCGATGCGTGAGCGTCTGCTGCCGCTATCGATCATTGCCACCCCCAACCTTCCTGAAGCGCGCATCCTCGCCGAACTGCCCGAAGGCACCGCCGACGAGTGCGCTGAAAAACTCCTGCCGTTCGTCAAAAACCTGCTGATCACCGGCGGTCACGGCGACGAAACTGAAATCCACAACCGCGTGTACAGCCGCGACGGTCTGCGTGAAACCTTTATCTGCCAGCGTCTGCCGGGCAGCTATCACGGTTCCGGTTGCACGCTGGCCAGTGCTTTGGCCGGTCGCCTGGCGCAGGGCGAACACCTCGCCAGCGCCGTGCGCAGTGCACTGGATTACACCTGGCGCACCCTGCGCGATGCCGAACAACTGGGCAAAGGCCAGTTCGTCCCGCGTCGCCTGCCGCTGGATTTCTGCTCGTAA
- a CDS encoding hybrid sensor histidine kinase/response regulator has translation MRYLLMLLFCLPLMASAVEFDEFTQSLPLGRSLQVFEDPSGQASIADVRAQAAAGNFKPHDKATLNAGYSRSAFWLKIDLHYRPSNPAAQRTWLLELAYPPLDHLDLYMPDAAGDYRLVRQTGDALPFASREIRQNNYLFDLSFKPDQQQTVYLRLASEGSIQAPVTLWSSTAYLEDQPVRLYVLGIIYGVLLGMVVYNLFIFLSVRDTSYLYYIFYIASFGLYQLSVNGAAVEYFWPDNPWWANAATPFFIGCAGLFGSQFARSFLQTKTHSRWLDRLLIGLIAFGALVIGLSLMTSYALSLRLATILALTFTVVIFAAGILAWWRGLRVARYFIIAWSAFLLGGIVNTLMVLGLLPNVFLTMYASQIGSAIEVALLSLALADRINAMREQQAQTLYDAGQKLEVLNQQLAHSNKLKDEFLATLTHELRTPMNGVIGSLELMQTVDLDPELEQYQQTAAGSARDMMRMVNGILTLTELQAGKLKASPGSFSLRAVVEALRVQFDGNAASKSLDFKVEVLPTLPDRLHGDSAKLAQCLECLLDNAIKFTRVGGLALRVTGKPSTGNRLALSFAVIDTGIGFTDLGEATMYQRFFQLDGSMTREYGGLGVGLAICRQLVELLGGKLTHRSEPGRGSRFQLDVEFELPVVEAASTPIPSHDCVRAPQDCTVLLVDDNSVNQLVMRGMLLKLGFRVRTADNGAAALDCLQREAFDAVLIDCQLPAHDGASLCCQIHALPGCANLPVFMLALTADRELCSTGAAIDYLNKPVKFEDLQSALERRVLCYW, from the coding sequence ATGCGCTATCTGCTGATGTTGCTGTTCTGCTTGCCCCTTATGGCGAGCGCCGTCGAATTCGACGAATTTACCCAGAGCCTCCCTCTGGGCCGGTCGCTGCAAGTGTTCGAAGACCCGAGCGGTCAGGCGAGCATTGCCGATGTTCGTGCGCAAGCTGCCGCCGGCAATTTCAAACCTCACGATAAAGCCACGCTCAATGCCGGTTATTCACGCTCGGCGTTCTGGCTGAAGATCGACCTGCATTATCGTCCGAGCAATCCCGCCGCCCAGCGCACCTGGCTGCTGGAACTGGCTTATCCACCGCTCGACCATCTCGACCTGTACATGCCCGATGCCGCTGGCGACTACCGCCTCGTCCGGCAAACCGGCGATGCCTTGCCGTTCGCCAGCCGCGAGATTCGCCAGAACAACTATCTGTTCGACCTTTCATTCAAACCGGATCAACAGCAAACCGTGTACCTGCGACTGGCCAGCGAAGGTTCGATTCAGGCACCGGTCACGTTATGGTCGAGCACGGCGTACCTCGAAGACCAGCCAGTGCGCCTGTATGTGCTCGGCATCATTTATGGCGTGCTGTTGGGGATGGTGGTCTACAACCTGTTCATCTTCCTCAGCGTGCGCGATACCAGCTATCTCTACTACATCTTCTATATCGCTTCGTTTGGCCTTTATCAGTTGTCGGTGAACGGTGCGGCGGTCGAATATTTCTGGCCGGACAATCCGTGGTGGGCCAACGCCGCGACGCCATTCTTCATCGGTTGCGCCGGGTTGTTCGGCAGCCAGTTCGCCCGCAGCTTCCTGCAGACCAAAACCCACAGTCGCTGGCTCGACCGCTTGTTGATCGGGCTGATTGCCTTCGGAGCATTGGTCATCGGTTTGTCGCTGATGACCAGTTACGCGTTGTCGCTGCGCTTGGCGACGATACTGGCGCTGACCTTCACTGTGGTGATTTTCGCCGCCGGGATTCTGGCCTGGTGGCGCGGCTTGCGGGTGGCGCGCTATTTCATCATCGCCTGGTCGGCGTTCCTGCTCGGCGGCATCGTCAACACCCTGATGGTGTTGGGCTTGCTGCCGAACGTGTTCCTGACCATGTACGCCAGCCAGATCGGCTCGGCCATCGAGGTGGCGCTGCTGTCGCTGGCACTGGCCGACCGCATCAACGCGATGCGTGAGCAACAGGCGCAAACCCTGTACGACGCCGGGCAGAAACTCGAAGTGCTCAACCAGCAACTGGCCCACAGCAACAAGCTCAAAGACGAATTCCTCGCGACCTTGACCCACGAACTGCGCACGCCAATGAACGGCGTGATCGGTTCGTTGGAACTGATGCAGACCGTCGATCTGGATCCGGAGCTTGAGCAATATCAGCAGACCGCCGCCGGTTCCGCGCGGGACATGATGCGCATGGTCAACGGCATCCTTACCCTGACCGAATTGCAGGCCGGCAAGCTCAAGGCATCGCCGGGCAGCTTCAGTCTGCGCGCAGTAGTTGAAGCGTTGCGCGTGCAGTTCGACGGCAACGCGGCGAGCAAGTCGCTGGACTTCAAAGTCGAGGTGCTGCCGACCCTGCCGGATCGCTTGCACGGCGACAGCGCAAAACTCGCGCAATGCCTGGAATGCCTGCTCGACAATGCGATCAAGTTCACCCGTGTCGGTGGGTTGGCGTTGCGCGTGACGGGCAAGCCGTCGACGGGCAATCGTCTGGCGCTGTCATTTGCGGTGATCGACACCGGCATCGGGTTCACTGATCTGGGCGAAGCGACGATGTACCAGCGTTTCTTCCAGCTCGACGGTTCGATGACCCGCGAATACGGCGGGCTGGGCGTCGGTCTGGCGATCTGCCGACAGTTGGTCGAGTTGCTCGGCGGCAAGCTCACTCATCGCTCGGAGCCCGGGCGTGGCAGCCGTTTCCAGCTGGATGTCGAGTTTGAGTTGCCGGTGGTTGAGGCGGCATCGACGCCGATTCCTTCACACGATTGCGTGCGCGCACCGCAGGACTGCACGGTGTTGCTGGTGGACGACAACAGCGTCAACCAACTGGTGATGCGTGGCATGTTGCTCAAGCTCGGCTTCCGCGTGCGTACCGCCGATAACGGTGCGGCGGCATTGGACTGCCTGCAGCGAGAAGCCTTCGATGCGGTGCTGATCG
- the thiE gene encoding thiamine phosphate synthase: MKLRGLYAITDSALLAGKFLSYVEAALEGGVTLLQYRDKSSDEARRLREAEALRDLCERYKTQLIINDDAELAARLNVGVHLGQTDGPLSPTRALLGSKAIIGSTCHAQIALAEQAAKEGASYVAFGRFFNSNTKPGAPTCSLDLLDEAKRTLHLPVCAIGGITLDNAAPLVAHGVDLLAVVHGLFGAESSAEVTRRARAFNELLKV; this comes from the coding sequence ATGAAACTACGTGGCCTGTATGCCATTACCGACAGCGCACTGCTGGCGGGCAAGTTTCTGTCTTACGTGGAGGCGGCGCTGGAAGGCGGCGTCACCCTGCTGCAATACCGCGACAAAAGCAGTGACGAGGCCCGCCGTTTACGTGAGGCCGAAGCGCTACGTGATCTGTGCGAGCGCTACAAGACGCAACTGATCATCAACGATGACGCTGAGCTGGCGGCGCGCCTCAACGTCGGCGTGCACCTCGGTCAGACCGATGGCCCGCTGTCGCCGACCCGCGCGCTGCTCGGTTCGAAAGCGATCATCGGTTCGACCTGCCACGCGCAAATCGCGCTGGCCGAACAAGCGGCCAAAGAAGGCGCGAGCTATGTCGCCTTCGGCCGCTTCTTCAATTCCAACACCAAACCCGGCGCGCCGACCTGCAGCCTCGATCTGCTCGACGAGGCCAAACGCACGCTGCACCTGCCCGTCTGCGCGATTGGCGGCATCACCCTCGACAACGCTGCACCGCTGGTGGCCCATGGCGTCGACCTGCTCGCCGTGGTCCACGGTCTGTTTGGTGCCGAGAGCAGCGCCGAAGTGACCCGCCGCGCCCGCGCGTTCAATGAATTACTGAAAGTCTGA